In Desulfosalsimonas propionicica, one DNA window encodes the following:
- a CDS encoding MEDS domain-containing protein produces MVKKTRKVSLGVADEPFDEGRHIIYVYRDDAERKKTMARFFRQGLAENDRLLYMVDDISSAEMVKELQELGVDTDARINDFDLYPGHYACCPDAYFSAEFMLGVVARYYQSAMDQGYAGARGIGEMSWALEENRAHLEDLLVYEARLNRVLQNHPLTTVCQYDASRFDPAVIMDMLTIHPLMIVRGQLVKNPGFMEPERFLEKYRSQNTMDHA; encoded by the coding sequence ATGGTCAAAAAAACGCGCAAGGTTTCACTGGGGGTCGCAGATGAGCCCTTTGACGAAGGCCGCCATATTATCTACGTGTACCGCGATGACGCGGAACGCAAAAAGACCATGGCCCGTTTTTTCCGGCAGGGACTGGCGGAAAACGACAGGCTGCTTTACATGGTCGATGATATTTCCTCAGCGGAAATGGTAAAGGAACTGCAGGAGCTGGGCGTGGACACCGATGCCCGGATAAACGATTTCGACCTTTACCCGGGTCATTACGCATGCTGTCCGGATGCCTATTTTTCCGCCGAGTTCATGCTCGGCGTGGTTGCCCGGTATTATCAAAGCGCCATGGATCAGGGATATGCCGGGGCCCGGGGAATCGGGGAAATGTCATGGGCCCTGGAGGAGAACCGGGCCCATCTGGAGGATCTCCTGGTGTATGAGGCAAGACTTAACCGGGTTTTGCAAAATCATCCCCTGACCACGGTCTGCCAGTATGATGCTTCCAGATTTGATCCGGCAGTGATCATGGATATGCTCACCATCCATCCGTTGATGATCGTTCGCGGACAGCTTGTGAAAAATCCCGGCTTCATGGAGCCGGAACGGTTTCTTGAAAAATACCGCAGCCAAAACACTATGGACCATGCCTAG
- a CDS encoding SIR2 family NAD-dependent protein deacylase, protein MDAGKQQTDQLRQMLDQSRRMVVFTGAGISTESGIPDFRSPGGIWSKNEPINYQDFISSEKTRIESWRRRFALGEVLDQARPNAGHLAVAKLVQRNKAACVITQNIDGLHQQAGVPDDKVIELHGNTHYAVCLECGKRFELVPIRQAFEQKPHAPVCDLCGGMVKTATVSFGQSMPAAEMHAAREQTVNCDLFLSLGSSLVVYPAAGFPEIAKRNNARLAIINRDPTGMDHLADLVIHDSIGPVLAAAVDPE, encoded by the coding sequence ATGGATGCCGGAAAACAACAAACCGATCAGCTGCGGCAGATGCTGGATCAAAGCCGGCGGATGGTAGTGTTTACCGGCGCCGGCATCAGCACGGAGTCTGGAATCCCCGATTTCAGAAGCCCGGGCGGGATCTGGAGCAAAAACGAGCCCATCAATTACCAGGATTTTATTTCTTCTGAAAAAACGCGCATTGAATCCTGGCGCCGCAGGTTTGCCCTGGGCGAAGTCCTGGACCAAGCCCGGCCCAATGCCGGCCACCTGGCCGTGGCCAAACTGGTGCAGCGCAACAAAGCCGCCTGCGTGATCACCCAGAACATCGACGGGCTCCATCAGCAGGCCGGGGTTCCGGATGACAAGGTCATCGAACTGCACGGCAACACCCATTATGCCGTGTGCCTGGAATGTGGGAAACGATTTGAGCTGGTCCCCATCCGGCAGGCGTTTGAACAAAAGCCCCATGCCCCGGTGTGTGATCTTTGCGGCGGCATGGTCAAAACCGCCACCGTCTCGTTCGGCCAGTCCATGCCCGCGGCTGAAATGCACGCGGCCCGGGAGCAGACCGTCAACTGCGACCTGTTTTTGTCTCTTGGCTCATCGCTTGTGGTCTACCCGGCAGCGGGGTTTCCCGAAATCGCAAAAAGAAACAACGCCCGCCTGGCGATCATCAACCGCGATCCCACGGGCATGGACCACCTGGCCGACCTTGTGATCCATGACAGCATCGGCCCTGTGCTGGCCGCAGCAGTGGACCCGGAATAA
- a CDS encoding radical SAM protein → MTKQESFGRLFETGVYRPPSEGGSNSLLLRFTRNCPWNRCAFCAMYKTEKFEVRPVEEIKGDIDAMARVRDELYEISQRRGLGDQVNRQAIVELIEKYPEFNYHQGFAMLINWLMAGGKTAFLQDANTVIMKTPDLVEALQYLRSKFPSIERVTTYARSRTLSQKKAEELKAIYEAGLDRVHIGLETGDDELLKKINKGVDAEGLIKGGQKAVEAGFQVSEYWMPGLGGKEMWENHARNTARVLSAINPHYIRSRPFRPLPGTPMYDQYQKGTLQLLSAQEQLRELALTMENLDVTGKVCFDHAGNYWRNSRGGLMFSHDYEGYKFPEQKPEVLEKIKDGLNTDHPMPGFLQM, encoded by the coding sequence ATGACAAAACAAGAAAGTTTCGGCCGGTTGTTTGAAACCGGAGTTTACCGGCCGCCCAGCGAGGGCGGCAGCAATTCCCTGCTTTTGCGTTTTACCCGCAACTGCCCGTGGAACCGGTGCGCGTTCTGCGCCATGTACAAGACCGAAAAATTCGAGGTGCGGCCGGTTGAAGAAATCAAGGGGGATATCGACGCCATGGCCAGGGTGCGCGACGAACTCTATGAAATCTCCCAACGGCGGGGGCTGGGAGATCAGGTCAACCGGCAGGCCATTGTGGAACTCATTGAAAAATACCCGGAGTTCAACTATCACCAGGGCTTTGCCATGCTCATCAACTGGCTCATGGCAGGCGGAAAAACCGCCTTTCTCCAGGACGCCAACACAGTGATCATGAAAACCCCCGACCTGGTGGAAGCCCTGCAATATCTGCGAAGCAAATTTCCCTCCATCGAGCGGGTCACCACCTATGCCCGGTCCCGAACCCTGTCCCAGAAAAAGGCCGAAGAGCTCAAGGCCATCTACGAAGCCGGCCTGGACCGGGTCCACATCGGCCTGGAAACCGGAGATGACGAGCTGCTGAAAAAAATCAACAAGGGCGTGGACGCAGAGGGCCTGATCAAAGGCGGTCAAAAGGCCGTTGAAGCAGGCTTCCAGGTCTCTGAATACTGGATGCCCGGCCTTGGGGGAAAAGAGATGTGGGAAAACCACGCCAGAAACACCGCACGGGTGCTTTCCGCCATCAACCCCCACTACATCCGCTCCCGGCCCTTTCGGCCGCTTCCGGGCACGCCCATGTATGATCAATACCAGAAAGGCACATTGCAGCTGCTCTCAGCGCAGGAGCAGCTACGGGAACTGGCGCTGACCATGGAAAATCTGGATGTCACCGGAAAGGTCTGCTTTGACCATGCGGGCAATTACTGGCGAAACTCCCGGGGCGGGCTGATGTTTTCTCACGACTACGAGGGCTACAAGTTCCCCGAGCAGAAACCCGAAGTCCTGGAAAAAATCAAAGACGGCTTAAACACCGACCACCCCATGCCCGGTTTTTTGCAGATGTAA
- a CDS encoding trypsin-like peptidase domain-containing protein, protein MLRKMVFPAVLVILVTAFAAAPALSEIYKYQDADGKWHFTDTAPEGEAQQMESAGRSGGYAPGSGQDLKAALHNRYKPSSPVEAAALAAVTIKTSIGTGSGFFVTENGHILTNRHVIQTSPDTLERSDAAIEEIKERFAAADKQIADEKERLRKFSRHLNQYRTSIDRMPRGAARQREKRRYAIEKERYEAYKKRFEQQKAEYEDKKAEYESQIRSFRYKNATAALSRHFRVICKDGREIPAYLVAKSRSHDLALLKIDGYKTPFIAPAHPGPLSQGDPVYAIGSPLGLRDSMSRGIIAGFKSNFIQTDAKIYPGNSGGPLVTRQGRVAGINSFKELTRKFEGLGFAIPINVAFNEFADHIRP, encoded by the coding sequence ATGCTGAGAAAAATGGTTTTTCCGGCCGTTCTGGTGATTTTGGTGACTGCTTTTGCAGCCGCGCCGGCATTGTCTGAAATTTACAAATACCAGGATGCAGACGGCAAATGGCACTTTACCGACACCGCGCCCGAAGGCGAAGCACAGCAGATGGAATCGGCCGGGCGCTCCGGCGGGTATGCGCCGGGCTCAGGCCAGGATCTGAAGGCGGCCCTGCACAACCGCTACAAACCCTCAAGCCCGGTGGAGGCCGCAGCCCTGGCTGCGGTGACCATCAAGACCAGCATTGGCACCGGATCGGGTTTTTTTGTTACTGAAAACGGCCATATCCTCACCAACCGGCATGTGATCCAGACAAGTCCGGATACCCTTGAGCGAAGCGATGCGGCAATCGAGGAAATAAAGGAGCGGTTTGCGGCTGCAGACAAGCAGATCGCAGATGAAAAAGAGCGGCTGCGCAAGTTTTCCCGGCATTTGAACCAGTACCGGACAAGCATAGACCGGATGCCCAGGGGCGCGGCCAGACAGCGGGAAAAACGGCGCTACGCCATTGAAAAGGAGCGATACGAGGCCTATAAGAAACGGTTTGAACAGCAAAAGGCAGAATATGAGGACAAAAAGGCCGAATACGAAAGTCAGATCCGTTCATTTCGCTACAAAAACGCCACTGCCGCTCTGAGCCGTCATTTCAGGGTCATATGCAAGGACGGCCGGGAGATCCCCGCCTATTTGGTGGCCAAAAGCCGCAGCCATGATCTGGCGCTTTTAAAAATCGACGGGTACAAAACCCCGTTTATCGCCCCGGCCCACCCGGGCCCGCTTTCCCAGGGAGATCCGGTCTATGCCATCGGCAGCCCCCTGGGCCTCCGGGATTCAATGAGCCGGGGCATTATTGCCGGGTTCAAGTCCAATTTCATCCAGACCGATGCCAAAATCTATCCCGGAAACAGCGGCGGCCCGCTGGTGACCCGTCAGGGTCGGGTGGCCGGGATCAACTCCTTTAAGGAACTCACCCGCAAGTTCGAGGGCCTGGGATTTGCCATTCCCATCAACGTGGCCTTTAATGAATTTGCAGATCATATTCGCCCGTAA
- a CDS encoding SDR family NAD(P)-dependent oxidoreductase, which produces MELKTASAIVTGSSSGIGAAVAIEMAKAGCQVTINYSRNQKGAEETAEACRALGAETLVVQADVSDDADCQKLVDAAVSRFGGLQILINNAGTTKFCRHQDLAGIDKQDFMDIYAVNTVGAFQMTRASEDALRGNEIAHIVNMGSIAALTGMGSSIAYAASKGALVTMTLSLARVLGPQIRVNAVCPGFVAGEWLKKGLGEKAYETLKNQFEDAAPLNRTATPETVAQTVAALISGADLTTGETLIIDGGAHLHTAPLGR; this is translated from the coding sequence ATGGAACTAAAAACTGCTTCTGCCATTGTCACCGGATCATCATCCGGAATCGGGGCTGCTGTTGCTATAGAGATGGCAAAGGCTGGCTGCCAGGTGACCATCAACTACAGCCGAAACCAAAAGGGCGCGGAAGAAACCGCTGAAGCCTGTCGGGCCCTGGGCGCTGAAACTCTGGTGGTGCAGGCGGATGTATCCGATGACGCCGACTGCCAAAAACTGGTGGATGCTGCGGTCAGCCGGTTCGGCGGCCTGCAGATTCTGATCAACAACGCGGGCACCACCAAGTTCTGCCGGCACCAGGATCTGGCCGGCATCGACAAACAGGATTTCATGGACATTTATGCTGTCAACACAGTGGGCGCCTTTCAAATGACACGGGCCTCGGAAGACGCTCTTCGGGGAAACGAGATAGCCCATATCGTCAACATGGGCTCCATTGCCGCGCTCACCGGAATGGGAAGTTCCATTGCCTATGCCGCCTCCAAGGGGGCGCTGGTGACCATGACCTTATCCCTTGCCCGGGTCCTGGGCCCCCAGATCCGGGTTAACGCGGTGTGCCCGGGCTTTGTGGCCGGAGAATGGCTCAAAAAAGGGCTGGGGGAAAAAGCCTATGAAACCTTAAAAAACCAGTTTGAAGACGCCGCCCCCCTAAACCGCACGGCCACCCCGGAAACCGTTGCCCAGACTGTTGCCGCACTGATCAGCGGCGCAGACCTGACCACCGGCGAAACCCTGATCATCGACGGCGGCGCGCATCTGCACACCGCACCCCTGGGACGGTAA
- a CDS encoding DEAD/DEAH box helicase: MSKNNETVEPADFAELNLPAPLLRAVTDAGYEVPTPIQASTIPPMMAQKDVIGQAQTGTGKTAAFALPILSGIDLSSPRVQVLVLTPTRELAIQVSESFHQYAAHLKDFRVLPIYGGQDYGGQLRRLKQGVHVVVGTPGRVMDHMRRKSLKLDAITTLVLDEADEMLRMGFIDDVEWILDQTPSERQIALFSATMPSAIRKIAQKHMHSPEQITIKSRTMTVSATRQRYWIVGEKNKLDALTRILEAEALDGVIIFVRTRTATLELARRLEARGYLCAALNGEISQNMREQTINRLKAGKLDILVATDVAARGLDVERISHVINYDVPYDPEAYVHRIGRTGRAGRSGEAIVFVTPRERRMLRAIENVTRQKIELLELPTSEMINDQRIAKFKQSITDTLGTNDLSFFRDLVDQYRQEHDVPAADIAAALAKMVQGQTPLLLPKAPEPPKKPAFEKPAAKTRAVGPDKKPRAAAKDEKTERYRIEVGLRHGVKPGNIVGAIANETGLDAKSIGKIDIHDEFSLLDLPAQMPGDVFRHLQTVYVAGRPLKLSRDTGKPEQTKSRGEYKTTPTTPGVRRIPGGGKPKGKWADREKPGAGKPFGKKDDRKKGRAKDGKKKSYFGK, from the coding sequence ATGTCAAAAAACAATGAAACCGTCGAACCGGCGGATTTTGCCGAACTCAATCTGCCCGCGCCCCTGCTCCGGGCGGTAACAGATGCCGGCTATGAAGTGCCCACCCCCATCCAGGCATCCACCATACCGCCCATGATGGCACAAAAAGACGTCATCGGCCAGGCCCAGACCGGCACGGGCAAGACCGCGGCCTTTGCCCTGCCGATTTTATCCGGTATTGATCTTTCAAGCCCCCGGGTCCAGGTGCTGGTGCTCACCCCCACCCGGGAACTGGCCATCCAGGTATCCGAGTCCTTTCACCAGTATGCCGCCCACTTAAAGGATTTCCGGGTGCTGCCCATTTACGGGGGCCAGGATTACGGCGGCCAGCTTCGGCGGCTCAAGCAAGGCGTGCACGTGGTGGTGGGTACCCCGGGCCGGGTCATGGACCACATGCGCAGAAAGTCTTTGAAACTCGATGCCATCACCACCCTGGTCCTGGATGAGGCAGATGAAATGCTGCGCATGGGATTTATTGATGATGTGGAATGGATCCTGGACCAGACGCCTTCAGAGCGCCAGATCGCCCTGTTTTCCGCCACCATGCCCTCGGCCATCCGCAAGATCGCCCAAAAGCACATGCACAGCCCCGAGCAGATCACCATCAAGTCCCGGACCATGACAGTTTCGGCCACCCGGCAGCGCTACTGGATCGTTGGGGAAAAAAACAAGCTCGACGCCCTGACCCGGATCCTGGAGGCCGAAGCTCTGGACGGAGTGATCATTTTTGTGCGCACCCGTACCGCCACCCTGGAGCTGGCCCGGCGTCTGGAAGCCCGGGGGTATTTGTGCGCGGCATTAAACGGCGAGATTTCCCAGAACATGCGCGAGCAGACCATCAACCGGCTCAAGGCCGGAAAACTCGACATTCTGGTGGCCACGGACGTGGCTGCCCGGGGCCTGGACGTGGAGCGCATCAGCCACGTGATCAACTATGATGTGCCTTATGACCCGGAAGCTTACGTGCACCGCATCGGCCGCACCGGCCGGGCGGGCAGAAGCGGGGAGGCCATCGTGTTTGTCACCCCTAGGGAGCGGCGCATGCTGCGGGCCATTGAAAACGTCACCCGGCAGAAAATCGAGCTGCTGGAGCTGCCCACCTCGGAGATGATCAATGACCAGCGCATTGCCAAATTCAAGCAGTCCATCACCGACACCCTGGGCACAAACGATCTTTCCTTTTTCAGGGATCTGGTGGACCAGTACCGCCAGGAGCACGACGTGCCCGCAGCAGACATTGCCGCGGCCCTGGCCAAGATGGTGCAGGGCCAGACCCCCCTGCTTTTGCCCAAAGCCCCGGAGCCGCCCAAAAAGCCGGCTTTTGAAAAACCCGCGGCCAAAACCCGGGCTGTTGGGCCGGACAAAAAACCGCGCGCGGCAGCAAAGGATGAAAAAACCGAGCGCTACCGCATCGAGGTCGGCCTTCGCCACGGGGTCAAGCCCGGCAACATCGTGGGCGCCATTGCCAATGAAACCGGCCTGGACGCCAAATCCATCGGCAAAATCGATATCCACGACGAGTTTTCCCTCTTGGACCTGCCCGCGCAAATGCCCGGTGATGTGTTCCGGCATTTGCAGACCGTGTACGTGGCCGGCCGGCCCCTGAAGCTTTCAAGGGATACAGGAAAGCCCGAACAAACCAAGTCCCGGGGCGAATACAAAACCACCCCAACCACCCCCGGGGTGAGAAGAATCCCCGGCGGCGGAAAACCCAAAGGCAAATGGGCGGATCGCGAAAAGCCCGGCGCAGGAAAACCCTTTGGCAAAAAAGACGACAGAAAAAAGGGTCGTGCAAAGGACGGGAAAAAGAAAAGTTATTTTGGGAAATAA
- a CDS encoding acetolactate synthase large subunit — MNGAQSLMQTLADAGVEVCFTNPGTTEIHLVAALEQVPAMRAVLCLFEGVASGAADGYARMAQKPAATLLHLGPGLANAAANLHNARRARSPMVNLVGDHPAYHQKNDPPLASDIAALAAPVSGWVDTAKSAKKLPSQGTAALRASLGPPGQAATLIIPSDCAWGESEPAVGPVQANKLAAVSAKAVETAAEMLSSGGPAALILGGSALLEPALHTAGQIAAKTGAALLARTFDARFSRGTGRPVVQRLPYFPEAAGKSLATYKKIVLVGIDAPPTPFFAYPDASVQLLPTGCEVTALAGCANDATAGLAALSEAVGAVDTKFFAPEPKRPQAPQGQLTPETIGAAIGALLPENAIVSDESVTSGGPAYALTTGAPPHDWLCLTGGAIGQGVPVATGAALACPDRKVLCLQGDGGAMYTLQALWTQARENLDITTVIFSNRQYAILRVELERLGFDHPGPRITDTMDLSRPCIDWVQIAGGMGVKAAQTDTAETFYQALSRAMAEPGPCLIEARI, encoded by the coding sequence ATGAACGGCGCCCAAAGTCTGATGCAAACCCTGGCCGATGCCGGGGTGGAAGTCTGTTTTACCAATCCCGGCACCACCGAGATCCACCTGGTTGCGGCCCTGGAACAGGTGCCGGCTATGCGGGCGGTGCTTTGCCTGTTTGAAGGGGTGGCCTCCGGGGCGGCGGACGGCTATGCCAGAATGGCACAAAAACCCGCGGCCACGCTGCTGCACCTGGGCCCGGGACTGGCCAATGCCGCAGCCAACCTGCACAATGCCCGCCGGGCCCGCTCGCCGATGGTCAACCTGGTGGGCGATCACCCGGCTTATCACCAAAAAAATGATCCGCCCCTGGCCTCGGATATCGCAGCGCTGGCCGCCCCGGTGTCCGGATGGGTGGATACAGCCAAAAGCGCGAAAAAACTACCCTCACAGGGGACGGCTGCTTTGCGGGCATCTTTGGGCCCCCCGGGACAGGCCGCCACCCTGATCATCCCGTCAGACTGTGCCTGGGGCGAATCCGAACCCGCTGTTGGACCGGTTCAGGCAAACAAACTTGCAGCCGTATCCGCCAAAGCCGTTGAGACCGCCGCGGAAATGCTGAGCTCAGGCGGGCCTGCAGCCCTGATTCTCGGCGGCAGCGCTCTTTTGGAGCCGGCTCTGCACACAGCCGGCCAAATTGCAGCAAAAACCGGGGCCGCGCTTCTGGCCCGGACTTTTGACGCCCGTTTTTCCCGGGGAACAGGCCGGCCCGTGGTCCAACGGCTGCCCTATTTCCCGGAAGCCGCCGGAAAAAGCCTGGCGACTTATAAAAAAATCGTGCTGGTCGGCATTGATGCGCCGCCCACGCCCTTTTTCGCCTACCCGGACGCCTCTGTTCAGCTGCTGCCAACCGGATGTGAAGTCACGGCCCTGGCGGGTTGTGCAAACGACGCCACAGCAGGCCTGGCCGCCCTGTCAGAGGCTGTGGGCGCCGTTGACACAAAATTTTTTGCACCGGAACCAAAACGTCCCCAGGCCCCGCAAGGCCAGTTGACCCCGGAAACCATCGGGGCGGCCATCGGCGCCCTGCTGCCGGAAAACGCCATTGTCTCGGATGAATCGGTCACATCCGGCGGCCCGGCCTACGCGCTGACCACCGGCGCCCCGCCCCATGACTGGCTGTGTCTGACAGGCGGTGCCATCGGCCAGGGCGTACCCGTGGCCACGGGCGCGGCCCTTGCCTGCCCGGACCGGAAGGTGCTGTGCCTCCAGGGAGACGGCGGGGCCATGTACACCCTCCAGGCGCTCTGGACCCAGGCCCGGGAAAACCTGGATATCACCACTGTGATTTTCTCCAACCGCCAATACGCCATCCTCCGGGTGGAGCTTGAGCGCCTGGGCTTTGACCACCCGGGCCCCAGGATCACCGATACCATGGATCTTTCCCGCCCCTGTATCGACTGGGTGCAGATAGCCGGGGGCATGGGCGTTAAAGCCGCTCAGACCGACACCGCGGAAACCTTTTACCAGGCTCTTTCCCGGGCCATGGCCGAACCCGGCCCCTGCCTCATTGAGGCCCGGATATGA
- a CDS encoding class I SAM-dependent methyltransferase: MTFPAGCPLCGQTKTEKYTEDRFRKYRLCTRCHLVFVPGKYHVSEAREKARYDEHNNDPNDPGYRKFLSRMAEPLCKKLPFGASGLDFGCGPGPALAAMLREQGFDTAVYDKFYTPDGRVLEKTYDFITATEVLEHLRRPGKDIDRLWQILRPGGIFGIMTKLVKDKAAFDNWHYKRDPTHVCFFSAETLLWLGDFFRAQVEFINSDVVLLYK; this comes from the coding sequence ATGACCTTTCCGGCCGGATGCCCGTTGTGCGGACAGACAAAAACTGAGAAATACACCGAAGACCGGTTTCGGAAATACCGGCTCTGCACCCGGTGCCACCTGGTGTTTGTGCCGGGAAAATACCATGTTTCAGAAGCCCGGGAAAAGGCCCGGTATGACGAGCACAACAATGACCCGAATGATCCGGGTTACCGGAAATTTTTAAGCCGGATGGCCGAACCCTTGTGCAAAAAACTGCCTTTTGGGGCATCCGGCCTGGATTTCGGCTGCGGGCCCGGCCCGGCGCTGGCGGCCATGCTCCGGGAGCAAGGCTTTGATACTGCGGTTTATGACAAGTTCTATACCCCAGATGGCCGGGTACTTGAAAAAACCTATGATTTTATCACCGCAACAGAAGTGCTCGAACACCTCCGCCGTCCCGGAAAGGACATAGACCGGCTCTGGCAGATACTGCGACCCGGCGGGATTTTCGGCATCATGACCAAGCTGGTCAAAGACAAAGCCGCCTTTGATAACTGGCACTATAAAAGAGACCCCACCCATGTCTGCTTTTTTTCCGCTGAAACCCTGCTCTGGCTCGGGGATTTTTTCCGGGCGCAGGTGGAATTTATCAACAGCGACGTGGTATTGCTTTATAAATAG
- a CDS encoding nitroreductase family protein, whose translation MNLFEVNTDTCNQDGICAAVCPAQIISFSKGQYPEPVADADELCIRCGHCVAVCPTESLTHKDMPAEKCPPVQPEMMPGPEQCEHFFRMRRSIRTYKDAAPDGRTIARLIDMARFAPTGHNSQCVEWTVIGGRDKLADLGGVVVDWMRWMIQNMPEAAAAVHMDRAVARWEDGKDVIFRGAPMLVLAHGDKSLPPAPAACTIAMAYLELAAPTLGLGGCWAGYFMAAAGNFPPMKEALALPENHQCYAAMMIGYPRFSYKRLPLRNSPQVNWRME comes from the coding sequence ATGAACCTATTCGAAGTCAATACAGATACCTGCAATCAGGACGGCATCTGCGCGGCCGTGTGCCCGGCCCAGATCATCAGCTTTTCCAAAGGGCAATATCCCGAGCCCGTGGCAGATGCCGACGAACTGTGCATCCGGTGCGGACACTGCGTGGCGGTCTGCCCCACCGAGAGCCTGACCCACAAAGACATGCCCGCGGAAAAATGCCCGCCGGTCCAGCCCGAGATGATGCCAGGCCCGGAGCAGTGCGAACATTTCTTTCGCATGCGGCGCTCCATCCGCACCTACAAGGACGCGGCCCCGGATGGCCGCACCATTGCCCGGTTAATTGACATGGCCCGGTTTGCCCCCACCGGACACAACTCCCAGTGTGTGGAATGGACCGTGATCGGCGGCAGGGACAAACTCGCGGACCTGGGCGGGGTCGTGGTGGACTGGATGCGCTGGATGATCCAAAACATGCCCGAGGCGGCTGCGGCCGTGCACATGGACCGGGCCGTGGCCCGGTGGGAGGATGGGAAAGATGTGATCTTCCGGGGCGCGCCCATGCTGGTTTTGGCCCATGGGGACAAAAGTCTTCCGCCTGCGCCCGCAGCCTGCACCATTGCCATGGCCTACCTGGAGCTGGCCGCCCCCACCCTTGGCCTGGGGGGCTGCTGGGCCGGTTATTTCATGGCCGCGGCCGGCAATTTCCCGCCCATGAAAGAGGCCCTGGCCCTGCCGGAAAACCATCAGTGCTATGCCGCCATGATGATCGGATATCCCCGGTTTTCCTACAAGCGCCTGCCCCTTCGCAATTCCCCGCAGGTCAACTGGCGGATGGAATAA